Proteins encoded together in one Opisthocomus hoazin isolate bOpiHoa1 chromosome 27, bOpiHoa1.hap1, whole genome shotgun sequence window:
- the MEF2B gene encoding myocyte-specific enhancer factor 2B → MGRKKIQISRILDQRNRQVTFTKRKFGLMKKAYELSVLCDCEIALIIFNSTNRLFQYASTDMDRVLLKYTEYSEPHESRTNSDILETLKRKGLGLESHELELDEGPDPGEKARRLSEGMDLSVARPRFYSSAPLPDAAYGSSPPATDASLGSTSGSPQGHGRSPTFKPAAPKPPGRSPGLLPPGIGYPLFPAGSLNRALATKTPPPLYLGAEGRRGEAHGSVASSRSGGSAARPLYPALQTLSPVLAPGSSGVPSHGLAGFPFLAPAQAEFGAGETPQPPGFLQPGPPAWQHPRDMAALGVSSRIVPTEEPAPAPGTSPQHQAISIKSERVSPGLGCPSGTPQPPLASLGSLSEASRGPGDLQPRDDYAKGYPYPLGPPRPLAEEQRGPIPAQRAQAMDAWQR, encoded by the exons ATGGGCcggaaaaaaatacagatcagCCGAATACTGGATCAACGGAACCGGCAG GTGACCTTCACCAAGCGGAAATTCGGGCTGATGAAGAAGGCGTACGAGCTGAGCGTCCTGTGCGACTGCGAGATCGCCCTCATCATCTTCAACAGCACCAACCGCCTCTTCCAGTACGCCAGCACCGACATGGACAGGGTGCTGCTCAAGTACACGGAGTACAGCGAGCCCCATGAGAGCCGCACCAACTCCGACATCCTCGAG ACGCTGAAGCgcaaggggctggggctggagagccACGAGCTGGAGCTGGACGAGGGGCCAGATCCTGGGGAGAAGGCACGAAGGCTGAGCGAGGGGATGGACCTCTCGGTGGCACGGCCCAGGTTTTAC AGCTCGGCGCCGCTGCCCGACGCAGCCTATGGCAGCTCCCCGCCAGCCACCGACGCGTCCCTGGGCAGCACCAGCGGCTCGCCTCAGGGCCACGGCCGCTCGCCCACCTTCAAGCCGGCAGCGCCGAAGCCACCGGGACGCTCGCCGGGACTGCTGCCCCCAG GTATCGGCTACCCCCTCTTCCCCGCCGGCAGCCTGAACCGAGCCCTGGCCACCAAGACCCCCCCGCCGCTGTACCTGGGGGCCGAGGGCCGGCGTGGCGAAGCCCACGGCAGCGTGGCGAGCAGCCGGAGCGGTGGCAGCGCGGCG CGGCCGCTGTACCCCGCTCTGCAGACCCTGAGCCCAGTGCTCGCCCCGGGCAGCTCCGGCGTCCCGAGCCACGGCCTCGCCGGCTTCCCCTTCCTCGCCCCGGCCCAAGCGG AGTTCGGGGCTGGcgagaccccgcagccccccggcttcCTGCAGCCCGGCCCCCCGGCGTGGCAGCACCCCCGGGACATGGCAGCACTGGG GGTCAGCAGCCGGATCGTCCCCACCGAAGAgccagccccggctcccggcaCCTCCCCGCAGCACCAAGCCATCAGCATCAAGTCGGAACGGGtctccccagggctgggctgcccctcgggcaccccccagccccccttggCCAGCCTGGGCTCCCTGAGCGAAGCCTCCCGAGGCCCGGGAGACCTCCAACCACGGGACGACTACGCCAAGGGGTACCCctaccccctgggacccccccggccGCTGGCAGAGGAGCAGCGGGGTCCCATCCCCGCACAGCGAGCGCAGGCCATGGACGCTTGGCAGAGATAG